Proteins co-encoded in one Enterobacter sp. R4-368 genomic window:
- the ycaC gene encoding isochorismate family cysteine hydrolase YcaC, translating into MTKPYVRLDKNNAAVLLVDHQTGLLSLVRDLDPDKFKNNVLALADLATYFKLPTILTTSFETGPNGPLMPELQTQLPAAPYIARPGNINAWDNEDFVKAVKATGKKQLIIAGVVTEVCVAFPALSALEEGFEVFVVTDASGTFNEITRHSAWNRMSQAGAQLMTWFGVACELHRDWRNDIEGLGNLFCTHIPDYGNLMTSYAKMSNI; encoded by the coding sequence ATGACTAAACCGTATGTACGTCTTGATAAAAACAATGCCGCTGTGTTGCTCGTCGATCATCAAACGGGCTTGCTATCACTGGTCCGGGATCTCGATCCGGATAAATTCAAAAACAACGTGCTGGCGCTGGCCGACCTCGCTACATATTTTAAGCTACCCACCATTCTGACAACCAGCTTCGAGACTGGCCCGAATGGCCCTCTCATGCCGGAACTGCAAACACAATTGCCTGCGGCGCCCTACATTGCTCGTCCTGGTAATATCAACGCCTGGGATAACGAGGATTTTGTGAAAGCCGTAAAAGCAACGGGTAAGAAGCAGTTGATTATTGCGGGAGTCGTAACGGAAGTTTGCGTGGCATTTCCGGCGTTATCTGCGCTGGAAGAGGGCTTCGAGGTGTTTGTCGTCACCGATGCGTCAGGTACATTTAATGAAATTACCCGTCATTCAGCATGGAACCGTATGTCGCAGGCCGGGGCGCAGTTGATGACCTGGTTTGGTGTTGCCTGCGAGTTACACCGCGACTGGCGTAACGATATTGAAGGGTTGGGCAATCTTTTCTGTACTCATATTCCTGATTACGGCAATTTGATGACCAGCTATGCCAAGATGAGCAACATTTAA